A region of the Cupriavidus taiwanensis genome:
GCCGGCAAGGCCCTGGCGGCTCTACAATGCCGACGCCCGAAACGGAAACGCCATGAAGCCACTGCCACGCCTCGAACAGTTCCTGACCTACCGCCTGCACCAGGTCAACAAGCTCAGCGACAAGGACAGCGCCGCCGCCTACCTGGAGCAATGCGGGCTGCCGCTCAGCGAGGGGCGTTGCCTGGCGGCGATCGGGGCCTTCGCGCCGCTGTCGGTCAACGCCCTGGCGCAGCGCGCCAACCTGACCAAGGGCCAGGCGAGCCGCTCGGCACAGGCGCTGGTGGCGCGCGGGCTGGTCAGCAAGGAAGCCAGCGCGGCCGACGGGCGCGGCGTGGTGCTGTCGCTGACCCCGCAGGGCAAGCCGCTGTACCGGCAGGCGATCGCCATGATCGCCCGGCGCAATGACGAGATCTTCGGTTGCCTGAGCGAAGCCGAGCAGGCGCTGCTGGGCAGCCTGCTCGACCGGCTGGTGGCGCACGCCGGCCAGCAGGACGCGCAAGGCCCCGACGACGACGCGGACGCCTGAGCGCTCAGCGGCGCAGGTTGTCCACCTGCGCGCGGGCGCCGTCGCGGCGCGCGGCGTCCGCCATCTCGTTGCTGACCACGGTCTGTCCGATCGGTGCCAGCGCAATGCCGGCCAGCTTCAGGTGCTGGATCGCGAACGGGATGCCGATGATGGTCACGAAGTTGGCGAGCGCCGCCATGACATGGCCGATGGCCAGCCACACGCCGGCAACGACAAACCACAGCACATTGCCCACCAGCCCGAGCGCTCCGGTGCCGACATCGTCGCGCCCGGTCAGTTCGCGCCGGCTGATGGCCTGCTTGCCGAACGGAAAGAAGGTGAAGCTGCCGATCACGAAGCA
Encoded here:
- a CDS encoding MarR family winged helix-turn-helix transcriptional regulator; translated protein: MKPLPRLEQFLTYRLHQVNKLSDKDSAAAYLEQCGLPLSEGRCLAAIGAFAPLSVNALAQRANLTKGQASRSAQALVARGLVSKEASAADGRGVVLSLTPQGKPLYRQAIAMIARRNDEIFGCLSEAEQALLGSLLDRLVAHAGQQDAQGPDDDADA
- a CDS encoding YccF domain-containing protein, which gives rise to MRAIGNFLWFILGGVVMGLAWWLAGLLAFISIIGIPWGKACFVIGSFTFFPFGKQAISRRELTGRDDVGTGALGLVGNVLWFVVAGVWLAIGHVMAALANFVTIIGIPFAIQHLKLAGIALAPIGQTVVSNEMADAARRDGARAQVDNLRR